Sequence from the Hamadaea flava genome:
CGATCTGGGGCATCGACTTCGACGACCGGATGTGGTTCCTGGTCATCGGCCTGACGATCTACAACAGCGTGGTCATCGGCGAGATCCTGCGGTCCGGCATGGACGGTCTGCCGCAGGGGCAGGACGAGGCGGCCCGCGCGGTCGGCCTCAACTCCTGGCAGTCCTCGTGGATCGTCATGTTCCCGCAGGCGTTCCGGGTCATGCTGCCGGCCCTGATCAGCCAGGTCGTCGTGATCCTCAAGGACACCTCGCTCGGTGGCGTCATCATCTCCTACGAGGAGGCGCTCGGTGTCACCAAGCAGATGGTGGAGGCGTTCCGGGGCGAGAACCTCGCGATCGGCATCCCGATGTATTTCTCCGTCGGTGTCATGTACATCGTCGTGAACTACGCGCTGTCGAAGCTCGCGGGGTACCTGCAGAAGCGGCTGTCGCGCCGGGGCTACAAGCCGGTCGACAAGCCGAGTGTGGCGATCGTGGCCGAAGCGTCTGCCGGAGCGGGCGGGGGCGCGGGCATGTCCGCCTGATTTCCCGTTACGGCGCCCGTTCGGAAGAACGGGCGCCGTTCGCATCTCTGCCGTCAGCCGAGCCCGAAGTGGGCGACAAGCTTGCCTATCTGCCCGTCGATCCCGTCGAGGCGTCCGTCGATCCCGTCGAGGCGTCCGTCGATCCCGTCGAGGCGTCCGTCGATCCCGTCGAGGCGACCCTTCATCTCTACGAGCTCATCCCGCACTTCGACAAGCTCACCCTGGATCTTGTCGACACAACGATCGAGCCCACTGATCCGGAGGGTGATCGACCCCAGACTCGACCTGGTCTCGCTCCGGAGGATGGCGAGCTTTTCCCCGACGGTCGAGACGCCCTTGTGCGTGCCTTGGATCATCCGGTAGAGGACGTCGTCCTGTTCGTCGAGTCGCTCAGCTGTCTTGATCACGTGATGGTTCTCCCGTCTGCTCGTGCTTACCGAGTTTCGGGATCGGCGCCGTCCCGCCGATGAGCCTATACCGGCGCTGAGCTGGGAATCTACGCCCATTTCTCGCGCTGAAATGCCCTACCGAAGCGCTTCTCTGTGGATCATTTGGACACTCAACAGTAGAGAGTCAGCGGGCGATCTCGGTGGTACGCGACTCGCGGACGACGGTGACGCGGATCTGACCGGGATAGGTCAGCTCCTCCTCGATCTGCTTCGCGACATCCCGGGCGAGCACGGCCGCACCGATCTCGTCGACGTCCTCCGGGCGTACCATCACTCGGATCTCCCGCCCGGCCTGCATCGCGAACACCTTGTCGACGCCGGTCTTGGAGCCCGCGATCTCCTCGATGCGCTCCAATCGCTTCACGTACGCCTCCAGGCTCTCCCGCCGTGCCCCCGGTCGTCCGCCGGAGCACGCGTCGGAGGCCTGGGTCAGGACCGCCTCGATGGTCTGCGGCGCGACCTCGTTGTGGTGCGCCTCGATGGCGTGCACGACCTCCTCGGACTCGCCGCACCGGCGGGCCAGGTCGGCGCCGATGAGGGCGTGCGAACCCTCCACCTCGTGGGTGAGCGCCTTACCGATGTCGTGCAGGAAGGCCGACCGCTTGATGAGGGCCGGATCGAGACGCAGCTCGGCGGCCATGATCCCGGCGATGTGGGCGGTCTCGACCAGATGCTTCAGGACGTTCTGCCCGTACGACGTGCGGTAGCGCAGCCGGCCCAGCATCGTCACCAGCTCCGGGTGGATCTCGGTGATGCCGACCTCGACCAGCGCGTCCTCGGCCGCCCGCAGGCACAGCCGCTCGACCTCGTCCCGCGCGGTCTCGTAGACCTCCTCGATCCGGTGCGGGTGGATCCGGCCGTCGAGGACCAGCTTCTCCAGCGTGACCCGGCCGATCTCCCGGCGTACCGGGTCGAAGCAGGACAACAGCACCGCCTCGGGCGTGTCGTCGATGATCAGGTTGACCCCGGTGACCTGTTCGAACGCCCGGATGTTCCGGCCTTCGCGGCCGATGATGCGACCCTTCATCTCGTCCGAGGGCAGATGCAGGACGCTGACGACGCTCTCGGCCGTCTGCTCGCTCGCCACGCGCTGGATGGCGTCGACGACGATGTGCCGCGCCCGGTTTTCGGCCGTGGTCCGAGCGTCGTTCTCGATGTCCCGGACCAGGAGGGCGGCCTCCCGCTTGGCCTGGCCCTCGACCGCCTCCACCAGCTCGGACTTGGCGGCGTCGGCGGTGAGTCCGGCGACCCGCTCCAGCTCCCGGCGGCGGCCCTCCTCGGCGCGGTCGAGATCCTCTGACCGCTTGTTCAGCTCCGTCTCCCAGCGGACGAGGTCGAGTTCGGCGGCGGCGATCCGCCGGTCGCGCTCGGCCAGCCGCTCGGCCTCCTCGCCGTGGAGCCGCTCCCGCTCGGCCAGCCGATCTGCCTCCTCGGCGTGTCGCCGCTCCCGCTCGTCGAGCCGCTGAGCCCGTCGTTCGGCGTCCTCAGCCTGCTCCTTCGCGGTCGCGGTGAGCAGCCCGATCTCGCGTTCGGCGCTCCGGCGGGCGGCCTGCCGGGTCTGCTCGGCGTCGATCTCAGCCTGCTTGTTTGCCCGCTCCAGGATCTGCTCGGACTCGGCGTGGGCGACGTCGATGATGCGCTGCGCCTCGGCACGGGCCGCCGTGGACTCCGCCTTCGCCGCCGCCGCGTCGGCCTTGGCCGTCGTCGCGTCCCCCCGGGCCGAGCTGGCCTCCCGCTGAGCGGTCACGGTCAAGGCCCGGGCCTGTTCCAAGGCGGCGGCCGCCTCGATGGCGGCCGCGTGAACCTGGCGGGACTCCGTGTCGTCCTGGGCGATGGGTCGCTGCCAGAACGAGTGGTCGTCCAGCGGAGCCGCCTTGGGCTTGCCGACGCCGAGGTGCTTGACGACGCGTACGCCGAGGAACAGCAGGGCGACGACACCGAGGGCGAGCAGAACGACCGCGCCTGTCAGCACTCCTTCGAGCGGACTCATGGGTCGCTCCCTTCGCCGTCACACGCAGTTGTTTCGCGATGCCCGACCACGGCGAGGGTGCACGACACCTACTCGCGCCCGGATCAACGTTCGCCCAGGTAGGCGAGCGCTGAGCCGATGCCGAGAGGCAGATCGACACTGAAACTGTTGCTCTACTGTTACGCGATCTATGTTGTGTGTGTTAACCCAAGGTGGTCGGAGGTCGCCCTCGTACCACGAGGCTAGGTTGTACGGGTCGCCCGGTCAAGAACTCATGATCAGACACGATCCGGGCGTTCCCCCTCCGAGTCCATCGCTTCGAGGGCCAACCCTTCGGCCCACTCCTGCTTAGCCTCCCAGCCCATTTCCCAGACCTTATGGCCCTCTGTGTAGTCCTCCGCCTCGTCACTGACCCGGGCGAGGACGTCCTTCACGGCGCGGAACGCGATACCGGGGGGATAGCCCTTGCGGGCGAGCATGCTGACCAGCTTGCGGAAGACCTGATCAGGTTCGCCGCGAACCGTCCGCAGCTTCCGCTCGACCAGCTCCCGGGCGGTGACCTCCTCGGTCTCCACCTCCAGGTCGGCCAGCGCCTCCTTGATGACCTCCTGATCGACGCCACGCCGGCGCAGCTCCTGGCCGAGCGCGCGGCGGGCCAGCCCCTTGCCGTGATGCCGGGAGTCGACCCACGCGCGGGCGAAAGCGGCGTCGTCGATGATGCCGACCTCGTCGTAGCGGTCGAGCACCTCCTCGACGATCTCGGCGGTGATGCCGCGCTTGGTCATCGCCGCGGCCAGCTCGGACCGGGTCCTGGGGCGTACGGAGAGCTGGTTGAGGCAGATCTCCCGGGCACGCTCCCGCTCGTCCTTGGGCGGCTCCGGCTTCTTCTCCCGGAGGCCGTCTCGCAGGCTCTGCGGCGGCGTCTCCGGGGCGACCGCGGCGGCCTCTGGATCGGGGCCCCACAGGTCCGGATCGTTCTCCGGCTCCACGTGCTTGGCGCGGGACCGGCGCGGCCGCCTCGCCGGGGCGGCGTCCCACCCCCGGCCGGAGCGTCCTCGTATCGTCATTCGGCTACCCCTTACGTCGGCTTGGCCGGCCTCCGCCGGCTGGCCAGCCTGGCCGGCCTCCGCCGGCTCTCGTCGGCTTGGCCGGCTCTCGTCGGCTTGGCCGGCTCTCGTCGGCTTGGCCGGCTCTCGTCGGCTTGGTTGGCCTTCGCCGGTCGGTTGGCCTTCGCCGGTCGGCTGGCCCAACAGTTGATCTTGGCGAGTTCGGGTCGCTATAGCGACACTTTCTCGCCTAGATCAACTGACCTCGGCGGCGGCCCGAAGCGGCCGCGTCCCGCAAAGCGAACGCGCCCCGAGCGCGAACGCGGCCCCCGAGCGCGAACGCGCCCCGGAAGAAAGCGCGCCCGAAAGCGAAAGGGCGTGGTCGCCGATGAGCAGCGTCCACGCCCTGAAGTGCGAAGAGATCAGAAGTCGACGGGCGGCAGCGCCGGGCCACCGGCCTCGTCGTTGCCCGCGTTCACGCCCACACCGAGCTTCTCGAGGATCTTCTTCTCGATCTCGGCGGCGACGTCGGGGTTCTCCTTGAGGAACTCCCGCGCCTTCTCCTTGCCCTGGCCGAGCTGGTCGCCCTCGTAGGTGTACCAGGCGCCGGCCTTACGGATGATGCTCTGCTCGACGCCGACGTCGATCAGCGAGCCCTCGCGGGAGATGCCCTTGCCGTACATGATGTCGAACTCGGCCTGCCGGAACGGGCTGGACACCTTGTTCTTGACGACCTTGACCCGGGTCCGGTTGCCGACGACCTCGGTGCCGTCCTTCAGGCTCTCGATCCGGCGGACGTCCAGGCGGACCGACGCGTAGAACTTCAGCGCCTTACCACCGGTGGTGGTCTCGGGCGAGCCGAACATGACGCCGATCTTCTCGCGCAGCTGGTTGATGAAGATCGCGGTGGTGTTCGTGTTGTTGAGCGCACCGGTCATCTTCCGCAGCGCCTGGCTCATCAGCCGGGCCTGCAGGCCGACGTGGCTGTCGCCCATCTCGCCCTCGATCTCGGCGCGCGGCACGAGCGCGGCCACCGAGTCGATCACGATGAGGTCGAGCGCGCCGGAGCGGACCAGCATGTCCGCGATCTCCAGCGCCTGCTCGCCGGTGTCGGGCTGGGAGACCAGCAGCGCGTCGGTGTCGACCCCGAGGGCACGGGCGTATTCCGGGTCGAGCGCGTGCTCGGCGTCGACGATCGCGGCGATGCCGCCGCTGCGCTGCGCGTTGGCGATCGCGTGCAGGGCCAGCGACGTCTTACCCGAGGCCTCCGGGCCGTAGATCTCCACGATCCGGCCTCGCGGCAGGCCGCCGACGCCCAGCGCCACGTCGAGGGCGATGGAGCCGGTCGGAATCACAGCCATCTGCACCTGCGGGCGCTCGCCCAGGCGCATCACGGAACCCTTGCCGTGGGCTTTTTCGATCTGGGCCAGCGCTAGATCGAGCGCCTTTGACTTGTCAGGACTTGCCACTGCCATGCCTGCCACCCCTTGTTGGCCCGCCTTCGCGGGGGCCTTCGCCGTCGAGCTCTTCGTCACGCCGGACACGTTATGCGCCGGGTCTGACAAAACCGCGCCACCCCACTGTCATCCCGACCGAGGACGATACCCGTACACCTGTACTATGCGCTACCTTGACACGCTAGCGCAGCCGAGACGGCACTCGGTCGGGGTAATTCGCCACGACAGCCCGCCAGACGACGATCGCGTCGACCCCGGAGCGCAGCGCGTCGTCGATCGTCTGACCGAGCTGCGGCAACACTTGATCGGCGGCCACCGACCGCGCGTACGCGGGGCCGAAGGACTCCCCCATCCGCCGCCAGAAGTCGCTCAGCTTCATGCTCACCGTCCGCTCATCCGTGGTGTCTCCGGTCCAGCCTGCCCGGTTCGCAGCGTCAGCGCCAGCAGCGGCACCACCGCCAGCGCGGCCAGCAGTGTGAGCATCGGGTAGGAGCCGAACTGCACGATCACTCCGGAGAGCAGGCCGGCGGCCGCGCCCGCCACCCCGGTGGCCAGGTCGGACAGGCCCTGAGCGGCCGCCTTCACCGGCAACGGGACGCTCGCGGCGAACAGCGTCGAACCGGCCACCATGGTGCACGACCACCCCTGACCCAGCAGAATCAGGCCGAGCGCCAGGCGTACCACATCATGGCCGGAGGTGCCCGCGACCGCGCACGCCGCGGTCAGCAGGACCACCCCGGCGAGGATGACCCGCCGCGGCCCGAGCCGGTCGGTGGCCCAGCCGACCAGCGGCGACAGGCCGTACATGCCCGCGATGTGCAGGCCGATCACGAACCCGACGATGGTCAGCGAGGCGCTGCCGTGATGTGTATCTCCGATGTGGATGGGCGTCATGGACATCACGCCCACCATCACCAGGTGGCCCAGGGCCGTCGCGACCAGGCCGAGCCGCGCGCCGGTGATCGACCAGACCACCGTCGCGGCCTGGCGGAAGGTGGTCGTCGCCGCTGCGGCGGCCGGCGGGGCGACCGTCGCCACCCCGCCTGAGCCGACCGGCGCGACGGGCGGAGACGGCTCCGGCGCGAGCCGTTTGGCCAGCTTGAGCGGGTCGGGCCGGAGCACGGCCATGATCCAGGCAGCGCAGGCCAGGAACGTCGCGGCCGAGGCGAGATACGGCGCGGCCAGCACCGGGATGCCCGTGCCCGCCACGAGCCGGCCGACCGGGGCGGCGAGGTTCGGCCCGGCCACCGCGCCGATGGTGGACGCCCAGATCACCCAGGAGAGCTGCCGCCCACGCTGCGCCGGCTCGGCGAGGTCGGCCGCCGCGTAGCGAGACTGGTACTTACCGGTGTTGCCCGCCCCGAACAGGAACATCCCGACGATGAGCAGCGCGACGTGCCGCCAGGCCGCGGCGGCCACCACCGTGACCGCGCCGGCCGCGCCGACCAGATAGGACAGCGCCAGGCCGGGCCGGCGGCCGTACCGGTTCATGATGCGGCTGGCGGGCAGCGCACTCAGCGCTCCGCCGACCACCGCGACGCTCTGCGCCGCGCCGGACAGCGCGGTGCCGACCATCTCCTTCGTGAGCAGCGCGCCGACCGAGATGCCGATCGCCACACCGAGGCCGCTGACGATCTCGTTCGCGACCAGGACGCGCACCGTGCGGCGCTGGACGCGCGCGACATCGACCGATGACACTTCGGATGCTCCGAGGGGTAAGGAGTGAGGGTGGATCTGTCACCCTACCCTTAACGATCATCCAGTCGTGATGCCAACTCGTTCCGGCGCAGGTCAGACGGTCCAGCGGCGACCGCTCGCGGCCGCCGCGAAGGCGTCCGCGAAGGGCTCGATGTCCGCTTGGGTCACGTTCGCGATGGTTACTCGTACGCCGGGCGGACTGGCCACTCGGTGCAAGCTGCCCGGGGCGACCGCGTAACCGGAATCGCGAAGCGCGGTGAGGACCCGGGTCTCGTCATCGACGGGAATCCAGACGTTGATGCCGGTCCGGCCGTGCGCGGTGAAGCCTCTGGCCCGCAACGCGGCGACGAGCGCGTCCCGGCGGGCGTCGTACTCCCGGGCGGCGGCCGAGGTGTCGGCGGTCTCCCACAGCCGGACGAGCGTCCGCTGCAGGACGGTGGAGACCCAGCCGGCGCTCAGCCGACGGCGTCCCTCGACGCGAGCGACCGTCGCGGGGTCGCCCGCGAGAACGGCGATCCGCAGATCCGGTCCGTACGGCTTGGAGGCGCTGCGCAGGAAGACCCAGCGCGGCGTCACCCCGGCCAGCGACGCGAGCGGGACGGCCGCCAGCTCGGCCGCGTGATCGTCCTCGATCAGCAGGACATCCCGGTCTTTCAGTTCCACGGCCAGTTGGCGGGCGCGTTGTGCCGTCACCGCCGCACCGGTCGGGTTCTGCGCCCTGGTCGTGACGATGACCGCCTTGACGCCCTTCTGGAGGGCCGCTCGGAGTCCTTGGGGAGTCGGGCCGTCGTCGTCGACCGGAATCGGCACGACCGACAACCCGTGCGCCGCCACGAGATCCAGTGAGGCGGCCCAGCCCGGGTCCTCCACGCCGACCGGGTCGCCGGGCCGCAGCATGGTGCTGAACAGCAGGTCGAGGCCGTCCAACGCGCCGCCGACGACGGTGAGCGCGGCGTCGGCGGGCAGGTCCGGCAGCCGCTCGCGGGCCCGCTCGGCCAGCTCGGGCAGCACGCCGGCGTCCCGGTAGTTCGCGGTCACCCCCTGCGCGGCGACGTGGGCCAGGACGGGCCCGAGATCGGGCAGCAGACTCGGTTCGCCGAGCGCCAGATCCAGTACGCCGTCCGGCACGACCGGCCCGCCGGTGCTGCGATCGGCCGAGATCGGCGGCTCGGGGCGTACGCGGGTGCCGTGGCGACCCTGCGTCTCGACGATGCCGCGCTGCCGGAGTTGCTGGTACGCCGCCGCCGCGGTGTTCGCCGCCACGCTCAGCTCGGCCGCGAGCGCCCGAACCGTCGGAAGCAGGTCGCCTGCTCGCAGCGCACCCGTACGCACGCCGTCCTCGACGCTGCGCACGATCTCGGCTGCGGTCTTCCCGGAGATCTGATACTGTACCGCCACAGTTTCGAGACTGTACCAGAACAAAGGGCGGACCATGTACACCAAGACCCCTCGGACCACCAGTCTCCGCGAGAAGGACCGGATGAGCTACTCCCGCGAGGAGGCGCACACCATTCTCGACGAGGCCTGGTTCTGCACGCTCTCGTTCGTCCACGACGGCGAGCCGCGCGCCCTGCCCACCCTGTTCGTACGCGTGGACGACGTGGTCTACGTGCACTTCTCGACCGGCGGCCGGGTGGCCTTGGGCGGCCGCGCCGACGACCTCCGCGTCTGCCTGAGCGTCACCCACCTCGACGGCCTGGTGCTCGCCCGGTCGCAGTTCCACCACAGCGCCAACTACCGGTCGCTGGTCGCGCACGGCGTCGCCGTCACGGTCACCGACCCGGCCGAACGCGACCTGGCGTTCACCGCGCTCACGGAGAAGGTCGGCGCCGGCCGGGCCGCCGCGACCCGCCCGCCGAACGCGAAGGAGGCCGCGCAGACCGCCGTCCTGCGACTGGCACTGGACGAGGTGAGCGTGCGGGCGCGTACCGGTGGGGTCAACGAGGAAGAGGACGACCTCGAGCTGCCGCACTGGGCCGGGGTGCTGCCGATGCGTACGGTGGTCGGCCCGGCGCGCCGGGATCAGGGTGTCACCGCTCCCCTGCCCGACTATCTGCGTACGGTCCCGAGCGCGTGGCACGAGGCGCCGACGCTCAAGGGCGAGCACGTGATCCTCGAACGCCTGGACCTGTCCCACGCGCCCGGCCTGTTCGCCGCCGTCGGCGGGGACGACGAGGTGTGGCGCTACCTGCTCAACGACACCCCGCACACGGTCGAGGAGATGGCCCAGCTCGTCGCCGACGCCGAAGACCAGCACGTACGCGGTGCTCGGGTGCCCTGGGTGCAGCGGGACGCGGCCACCGGCGAGATCGTCGGCACCACCTCGTTCTACGGAGTCGACCCGCACAACCGCTCCGTCATCATCGGCATCACCACATTGGGGCGACGGTGGTGGCGTACCGGGATCAACACGGAGTCGAAGCTGCTCCTGCTCCAGCACGCGTTCGACACCCTGGGCTGCGTACGCGTCCAGTGGGAGGCCAACTCGCTCAACACCCGGTCGCACACCGCGATCGAGCGCCTGGGCGCGACCCGGGAAGGCGTCCTGCGGCGGCACAAGAAGCTGTCCGACGGCACGTGGCGGGACACCTTCGTCTTCGGCCTGACGGCCGAGGAGTGGCCGGCGGCACAGTCTTCTTTGCGGGCGCGGCTCCGCCCTAGGCTTACCTGATGCTCGGCGTGACAGATCTGGGGACGTATGTCCTCGGCACGGTGGCGATCATCCTGCTGCCCGGCCCCAACTCGATGTACGTCCTGTCGACGGCGGCCTCGAACGGCGTACGCCGGGGGTATCAGGCCGCCTGCGGCGTGTTCCTCGGCGACACCATCCTCATGATCGCCTCGGCCGCCGGGGTCGCCTCGCTGCTGCGCGCCTTCCCGCCCGTGTTCCTGGCCCTCAAGTACGCCGGCGCGGCGTACTTGGCGTATCTCGGTCTGAAGATGTTGTTCGCTCGGCCGGCTGCCGCCCCCGCCGAGGAAGCTGAGCCTGCGGTAGATCGGCCGTTCCGGCGGGCGTTCACGATCAGCCTGATGAACCCGAAGGCGATCCTCTTCTTCATCTCCTTCTTCATCCAGTTCGTCGACCCCGCGTACGCCCACCCGGCGGTGACCTTCACCGTGCTGGGCGCGATCGTGCAGCTGTTCAGCTTCCTCTACCTGACCGCGCTCATCTTCACCGGCGACCGGCTCGCCGCGGTGTTCCGCCGTCGGCGACGGTTGGCTCGCGCGGGTGCGAGCGCTATCGGGGTGCTGTTCCTGGGCTTCAGCCTGCGCCTCGCCACCGCTTCCCTCTAACCCCTCCCCGTTGATCATGGAGTTGACTGTGGTCTCGACGGCGTGTCGACACCGGAAACTCCATGATCAACGCAGTGGGCGGATGCCACGGTCAGGTGAGGGCGAGGTCGCCTCGGCCGAGGGCGGTGACGATCTCGTTCAGCACCGGCACGTCCGCGCTGACCGGTCGCCGGGCGAAGCGCTGGTGACTGCGATGCCGCCTGACGACGACGAAGTGCACCGCTGCGCGTACCAGTGCTCGATCCGCGGCGCTGGAGCGAGTCGTCTCCGCGACCAGTCGGCGGAGGGTGACCGCGATGCGTTCGGCGAGCGGGAGGTCGTGCGGGGCGCGGACCTGGACCCAGGCCAGGTGACCGTCGAGCTGGCGGAGCAGCACGTCTGATTCGTGGGCGGCGGTGCGGCGCGGGCGGATTCGACGGTCGTCCATTGCTGGGACCCCCAGGCTGATTCGATGGACTACTCAACGTCTCTACGACGGTAACCGAGAGTCACGAAACGGGCAAGACTTGCATGGTGGACGATTTGCGCACGCCGCCGTTTGTCAGGGGTTCGGGGCAGGATGGATGACGTGACCGACGTGCTGGAGCTGTTCGGCCCGGCGACCCGGGAATGGTTCTCGACCGCCTTCGCCGCCCCCACCGCCGCCCAGGCGGGCGCGTGGCAGGCCGTGGCGGCGGGGCGGCATGCCCTGGTCGTGGCACCGACCGGGTCCGGCAAGACGCTCGCGGCGTTCCTGTGGGCGCTGGACCGGCTGGCCCACGAGCCCGTGCCGGCCGAACCCGAGAAGCGCTGCCGGGTCCTCTATGTGAGCCCGCTCAAGGCGCTCGCGGTCGACGTCGAGCGCAACCTGCGGACGCCGCTGACCGGCATCCGGCACGCCGCCGACCGGCTCGGCCTCACCGAGCCCGCGGTGACCGTGGCGATGCGGACCGGCGACACCCCCGCCGACGAGCGGCGAGTGTTCGCCAAGCGCCCGGCCGACATCCTGATCACCACGCCGGAGTCGCTGTTCCTGCTGCTCACCTCGCAGGCACGGGAGGCGCTGCGGGGCATCGAGACGGTGATCCTCGACGAGGTCCACGCGGTCGCGGGGACCAAGCGCGGCGCACACCTGGCGCTGTCGCTGGAGCGGCTGGACGCGCTGCTGGCCAAGCCCGCGCAACGGATCGGGCTGTCGGCCACCGTGCAGCCGACCGAGGTGGCCGCCCGGTTCCTCGGCGGGGCCGCGCCGGTAGAGGTCGTCCAACCGCCGACGGCCAAGACGATCGAGGTCTCGGTCGAGGTGCCGGTCGAGGACATGACCGCGCTCGACGAGGGCCGGGCCGACGACGAGGGGCCCCGGCGCGCCTCCATCTGGCCCGCCGTCGAGGAACGGGTCTACGAGCTGATCAAGGGGCACCGGTCGACGATCGTCTTCACCAACTCCCGGCGAGGCTCGGAGCGGCTGTGCGCCCGGCTGAACGAGCTGGCGGTGGAGGACCTCGATCGCGCGATCCCGATGCCGGCGCAGATCATGGCGCAGGCGGGCGCGGGTTACGGAGCGCCGGGCGTGATCGCCCGCGCCCACCACGGTTCGGTGTCCAAAGAGGAACGAAAGCACATCGAGGAGCAGCTGAAATCGGGGCAGCTGCCCGCCGTCGTCGCCACCTCCAGCCTCGAACTCGGCATCGATATGGGCTCGGTCGACCTCGTGGTGCAGGTCGGCGCGCCGCCCAGCGTCTCGGCCGGCCTCCAGCGGGTCGGCCGCGCCGGGCACCAGGTGGGCGCGATCTCCCGTGGCGTGGTCTTCCCGATGCACCGTGGCGACCTGCTCACCTCGGCCGTGGTCTCGCGGCGGATGGTCGGCGGCACCCTGGAATCGCTCGACTACCTGCACAGCCCGCTCGACGTGCTGGCCCAGCACATCGTGGCGATGACGGCGCTCGACGAGTGGACCGTCGCCGACGCCGCGACCCTCGTCCGGCGGGCCGCACCCTTCGCGGAGCTGCCCGACTCGGCCCTGCACTCGGTGCTCGACATGCTTTCCGGCCGCTACCCGTCGACCGCGTTCGCCGAGCTGCGGCCGCGCATCGTGTGGGATCGGGCCACCGACCGGATCACCGGCCGGCCCGGCAACCAGCGCCTCGCGGTCACCAGCGGCGGCACCATCCCCGATCGAGGGCTGTTCGGCGTCTTCCTCGCCGGCGCCGCGAAACCCGCCCGCGTCGGGGAACTCGACGAGGAGATGGTCTACGAGTCCCGGGTCGGCGACGTCTTCGCCCTCGGCACCAGTTCATGGCGGATCGAGGAGATCACGCCGGATCGCGTACTGGTGTCGCCGGCGCCCGGCCAACCGGCGCGGCTGCCGTTCTGGAAGGGCGATCAGGCCGGGCGACCGGTCGAGCTCGGCAAGGCCATCGGCTCCTACCTGCGTACGCCGTCTGATGTGGAGGGATTGGATCCGGCGGCCCGGGAGAACCTGTCGGCGTACCTGGCGGAGCAGCGTGAGGCCACCCGGCACCTGCCCGACGACCGGACCGTCCTCGTCGAGCGGTTCCGGGACGAACTCGGCGACTGGCGGATCGTGCTGCACTGCGTACTGGGAGCGCCGGTCAACGCGCCGTGGGCGTTGGCCATCGGGCAGCGGCTGTCCGAACGCCTCGGCGTCGACGCCCAGGTCCACGCGGCCGACGACGGCATCGTCATCCGGCTGCCTGAGGGCGCGGAGGAACCGCCGAGCGCGGCCGACCTAGTCTTCGACCCCGACGAGATCTCGATGATCGTGGCCGACGGCGTCGGCGGCTCGGCCCTGTTCGCGTCGCGGTTCCGCGAGTGCGCCGCGCGGTCGCTCCTGCTTCCCCGGCGCGACCCGGGCAAGCGGCAACCGTTGTGGCAGCAGCGTCAGCGGGCCGCCCAGTTGCTCGACGTCGCCCGGGACTTCCCCGACTTCCCGGTCACGCTGGAGGCGGCGCGCGAATGCCTGCGCGACGTCTTCGACCTGCCCGCCCTGACCGACTTGATGCGCTCGGTCGCGGCTCGACGCGTACGCCTCATCGACGTGAGCACGGCCAAGCCGTCACCGTTCGCCCGCTCGCTGCTGTTCGGCTACGTCGGCGCCTTCCTCTACGGCGAGGACGTCCCGCTGGCCGAACGCCGGGCGGCGGCGCTGTCGCTGGACCCGACCCTGCTGGCCGAGCTGCTCGGCCGGGTCGAGCTGCGGGAACTGCTCGACCCCGCCGTCATCGAGGCGGTCGCCCAGCGTCTGCGGTGGGCCGAACGGCCGCTCCGCGACGGCGAGGACGTCGTCGAAGCACTGCGTCAGCTGGGCGAACTGACTCTCGACGAGCTGACCGCGCTCG
This genomic interval carries:
- a CDS encoding amino acid ABC transporter permease codes for the protein MSSVLYDSPGPRTKAMTVIGSIVAVPLIAAAVYFWIYRPLADAGQFEGKLWGPIVDPNNQYFSLVWERWGDGWLNTLKAAVLSIVASLVLGSLIALVRRELRELRDRRFPGLTLAPVLRGGVLAGRGLTRGWVEIARGTPVVTTLFFVFMVLPIWGIDFDDRMWFLVIGLTIYNSVVIGEILRSGMDGLPQGQDEAARAVGLNSWQSSWIVMFPQAFRVMLPALISQVVVILKDTSLGGVIISYEEALGVTKQMVEAFRGENLAIGIPMYFSVGVMYIVVNYALSKLAGYLQKRLSRRGYKPVDKPSVAIVAEASAGAGGGAGMSA
- the rny gene encoding ribonuclease Y; protein product: MSPLEGVLTGAVVLLALGVVALLFLGVRVVKHLGVGKPKAAPLDDHSFWQRPIAQDDTESRQVHAAAIEAAAALEQARALTVTAQREASSARGDATTAKADAAAAKAESTAARAEAQRIIDVAHAESEQILERANKQAEIDAEQTRQAARRSAEREIGLLTATAKEQAEDAERRAQRLDERERRHAEEADRLAERERLHGEEAERLAERDRRIAAAELDLVRWETELNKRSEDLDRAEEGRRRELERVAGLTADAAKSELVEAVEGQAKREAALLVRDIENDARTTAENRARHIVVDAIQRVASEQTAESVVSVLHLPSDEMKGRIIGREGRNIRAFEQVTGVNLIIDDTPEAVLLSCFDPVRREIGRVTLEKLVLDGRIHPHRIEEVYETARDEVERLCLRAAEDALVEVGITEIHPELVTMLGRLRYRTSYGQNVLKHLVETAHIAGIMAAELRLDPALIKRSAFLHDIGKALTHEVEGSHALIGADLARRCGESEEVVHAIEAHHNEVAPQTIEAVLTQASDACSGGRPGARRESLEAYVKRLERIEEIAGSKTGVDKVFAMQAGREIRVMVRPEDVDEIGAAVLARDVAKQIEEELTYPGQIRVTVVRESRTTEIAR
- a CDS encoding regulatory protein RecX, with product MTIRGRSGRGWDAAPARRPRRSRAKHVEPENDPDLWGPDPEAAAVAPETPPQSLRDGLREKKPEPPKDERERAREICLNQLSVRPRTRSELAAAMTKRGITAEIVEEVLDRYDEVGIIDDAAFARAWVDSRHHGKGLARRALGQELRRRGVDQEVIKEALADLEVETEEVTARELVERKLRTVRGEPDQVFRKLVSMLARKGYPPGIAFRAVKDVLARVSDEAEDYTEGHKVWEMGWEAKQEWAEGLALEAMDSEGERPDRV
- the recA gene encoding recombinase RecA, with product MAVASPDKSKALDLALAQIEKAHGKGSVMRLGERPQVQMAVIPTGSIALDVALGVGGLPRGRIVEIYGPEASGKTSLALHAIANAQRSGGIAAIVDAEHALDPEYARALGVDTDALLVSQPDTGEQALEIADMLVRSGALDLIVIDSVAALVPRAEIEGEMGDSHVGLQARLMSQALRKMTGALNNTNTTAIFINQLREKIGVMFGSPETTTGGKALKFYASVRLDVRRIESLKDGTEVVGNRTRVKVVKNKVSSPFRQAEFDIMYGKGISREGSLIDVGVEQSIIRKAGAWYTYEGDQLGQGKEKAREFLKENPDVAAEIEKKILEKLGVGVNAGNDEAGGPALPPVDF
- a CDS encoding DUF3046 domain-containing protein, which produces MKLSDFWRRMGESFGPAYARSVAADQVLPQLGQTIDDALRSGVDAIVVWRAVVANYPDRVPSRLR
- a CDS encoding MFS transporter; its protein translation is MSSVDVARVQRRTVRVLVANEIVSGLGVAIGISVGALLTKEMVGTALSGAAQSVAVVGGALSALPASRIMNRYGRRPGLALSYLVGAAGAVTVVAAAAWRHVALLIVGMFLFGAGNTGKYQSRYAAADLAEPAQRGRQLSWVIWASTIGAVAGPNLAAPVGRLVAGTGIPVLAAPYLASAATFLACAAWIMAVLRPDPLKLAKRLAPEPSPPVAPVGSGGVATVAPPAAAAATTTFRQAATVVWSITGARLGLVATALGHLVMVGVMSMTPIHIGDTHHGSASLTIVGFVIGLHIAGMYGLSPLVGWATDRLGPRRVILAGVVLLTAACAVAGTSGHDVVRLALGLILLGQGWSCTMVAGSTLFAASVPLPVKAAAQGLSDLATGVAGAAAGLLSGVIVQFGSYPMLTLLAALAVVPLLALTLRTGQAGPETPRMSGR